A portion of the Nitrospirota bacterium genome contains these proteins:
- the dnaN gene encoding DNA polymerase III subunit beta, which translates to MKFRISKNDFLRATSLFHGICEKRTTMPILGNFLMETHGKDDLKLFATDLEIAVSTNCKAEIKQQGKACLPEKKLYEIVKELGEENIEMEGLENHWVKLQTEESTFQVVGLNAGDYPKAFENKQTKRASIGRDVFLDLIDRTIYAVLEADYVQYNGILLESDKEGMRMVATDGHRLALHEKAVDSGTPKIDPVVIPKKGARELRRILSELEGDVELSVGDGFLSVWNKDGKSRDVEVMVRLLESKFPNYREVLPKKLIFQIQCEREALMAGLRRVAVLSAPLTQGVRLKVSSKHIELSLKNPDQGDATAKVPMEGKNAQDGFEILLNVHYLIDALGASAESSIELGFSGSEGAVLVQTPQEKGYLALVMPMRS; encoded by the coding sequence ATGAAATTTAGAATTTCTAAGAATGATTTTCTGAGAGCGACTTCATTGTTTCATGGAATATGTGAAAAGCGTACGACCATGCCGATCCTTGGAAATTTTCTGATGGAGACTCATGGAAAAGATGATCTCAAACTCTTTGCGACGGATTTGGAAATTGCCGTATCGACCAATTGTAAAGCTGAAATAAAACAACAGGGAAAGGCATGCCTTCCGGAAAAGAAATTGTACGAAATTGTGAAGGAACTGGGCGAAGAGAATATTGAAATGGAAGGCCTGGAAAACCACTGGGTGAAACTCCAAACCGAGGAATCGACGTTCCAAGTGGTCGGACTCAATGCAGGAGACTATCCAAAAGCATTTGAAAACAAACAAACCAAGAGAGCCTCTATCGGCCGGGATGTCTTCCTGGATTTGATTGATCGAACGATTTATGCGGTTCTGGAAGCGGACTACGTTCAATACAACGGAATCCTTCTGGAGTCCGACAAAGAGGGAATGAGGATGGTGGCAACGGACGGTCACCGTTTAGCGCTGCATGAGAAAGCGGTGGATTCGGGCACGCCGAAAATCGATCCGGTGGTCATCCCGAAAAAAGGCGCCCGCGAACTCCGGAGAATCCTGTCCGAGCTCGAGGGCGATGTTGAACTCAGTGTGGGCGATGGATTTCTGTCGGTTTGGAACAAGGACGGCAAGTCACGCGACGTGGAAGTGATGGTCCGTCTGCTGGAGAGCAAGTTTCCAAACTACAGGGAAGTCCTTCCCAAAAAACTGATCTTTCAGATCCAGTGCGAGAGGGAAGCCTTGATGGCCGGGCTGCGGCGGGTGGCCGTCCTGTCGGCGCCATTGACTCAGGGCGTTCGGTTGAAGGTTTCGTCGAAGCACATCGAACTGTCGCTCAAGAATCCGGATCAGGGCGATGCAACCGCGAAGGTGCCGATGGAAGGAAAGAACGCGCAGGACGGATTCGAGATTCTGCTCAACGTCCATTACCTGATCGACGCACTCGGCGCGAGCGCCGAGTCCTCCATCGAGTTGGGCT
- the dnaA gene encoding chromosomal replication initiator protein DnaA, with amino-acid sequence METAETIWTQSLKSVKERLGQKEFERWFSNVVLGRVEEGRIVVEAPLAYQADWIRTNYLPLLRQTWSDATSSEIEIEIHSNGNGHGDTNVPTESLLSKQQKQMDDRPVGQHTFENFVVGNSNQFAYASALAVATEPGRKYNPLLLYGGVGLGKTHLIHAVGSHLGRERALTIHMTTSQSFEQDFISHVRNRALDDFRAKYKKVDVLLIDDIHFWARKEQTQQEFYFVFNTLFERRKQMVFTSDRPPNEIPDLDERLVSRFSMGHMADIQPPDIETKVAILQKKSEQFGVQLPDDVAFFLSGRINSNIRDLEGCLTRLAAHLEFTQQDLCLDYVKTNIDTILPGRKEKPTSDEIIRTVIQHFNIKLTDIKGQRRIKSIAYARQVAMYLLRTILGTSLPEIGMQFGGRDHSTVLHACRKIHGISTTDDRTKKDLHDIRKAFGYA; translated from the coding sequence ATGGAAACCGCAGAAACAATATGGACGCAGAGCCTCAAATCCGTGAAGGAGCGGCTCGGTCAAAAAGAGTTTGAAAGATGGTTCTCCAACGTGGTCCTGGGTCGAGTGGAAGAGGGAAGGATCGTCGTGGAGGCTCCGCTGGCCTACCAGGCGGACTGGATCCGGACGAACTATCTGCCTCTCCTGAGGCAAACATGGAGCGACGCGACTTCGAGCGAGATCGAAATCGAGATCCACTCGAACGGCAACGGCCACGGCGACACGAACGTGCCCACGGAATCGCTGCTGTCCAAGCAACAGAAGCAGATGGACGACCGTCCGGTCGGCCAACACACCTTCGAGAACTTCGTGGTCGGGAACTCCAACCAGTTCGCATACGCCTCGGCCCTCGCCGTGGCCACGGAACCGGGTCGGAAGTACAACCCCCTTCTCCTCTACGGTGGCGTGGGCCTGGGAAAAACGCATCTCATCCATGCCGTGGGAAGCCACCTGGGCCGTGAACGGGCGCTGACCATTCACATGACGACCTCGCAAAGCTTCGAGCAGGACTTCATCTCGCACGTCCGCAACCGCGCCCTCGACGACTTCCGCGCGAAATACAAGAAAGTGGATGTCCTCCTGATCGACGACATTCACTTCTGGGCGAGGAAGGAACAGACCCAACAGGAGTTCTACTTCGTGTTCAACACCCTCTTCGAACGACGGAAGCAAATGGTCTTCACGAGCGACCGCCCGCCGAACGAAATTCCCGACCTCGACGAGCGTCTCGTCTCACGCTTCTCCATGGGCCATATGGCGGACATCCAGCCGCCCGACATTGAGACAAAAGTGGCCATCCTCCAGAAGAAGTCGGAGCAGTTCGGCGTCCAGCTTCCGGACGACGTGGCCTTTTTCCTTTCCGGCAGGATCAATTCCAACATCCGCGACCTTGAAGGCTGCCTCACGCGTTTGGCTGCGCACCTGGAGTTCACCCAACAAGATCTGTGCCTGGACTACGTCAAGACCAATATCGATACGATTCTTCCCGGCCGAAAAGAGAAGCCCACCTCCGACGAGATCATCCGCACGGTGATCCAACATTTCAATATCAAACTCACCGATATCAAGGGGCAGCGGCGCATCAAGTCGATCGCCTACGCGCGCCAGGTCGCCATGTATCTCCTGCGAACCATCCTGGGCACGTCACTCCCGGAAATAGGCATGCAGTTCGGTGGTCGCGACCATTCCACCGTTCTTCATGCCTGCCGTAAAATTCACGGCATTTCCACCACCGACGATCGAACGAAGAAAGATTTGCATGACATTCGCAAGGCGTTCGGATATGCATAA
- a CDS encoding riboflavin synthase, translating into MFTGIIEDIGTLTRIDRSRELATLTLSSHLRGLKISGSIAVNGICLTIVRVRAGSFTVDAARETLARTTLKEWSVGRTLNLERPLRVGSELGGHFVQGHVDAVGRVLKALRTTKGMALEVSLSSSIRRYVVEKGSIGLDGVSLTVNRVDRRSFSVFLIPFTLTHTSLASVANGQTVNIETDLLARHAEKLLRRH; encoded by the coding sequence ATGTTCACCGGAATCATTGAAGACATCGGGACCCTCACGCGCATCGACCGATCGCGTGAGTTGGCCACGCTCACCCTTTCGTCGCACCTTCGCGGCCTGAAGATCAGCGGCAGCATCGCCGTGAATGGGATTTGCCTCACCATCGTGCGAGTCCGGGCCGGGTCGTTCACGGTCGACGCCGCGCGCGAAACCCTCGCCCGCACGACGCTGAAGGAATGGAGTGTCGGACGAACTCTTAATCTTGAACGCCCCTTGCGCGTGGGCTCCGAACTGGGCGGGCATTTCGTCCAGGGGCATGTGGACGCTGTGGGCCGCGTCCTGAAAGCCCTGCGCACCACGAAGGGGATGGCCCTGGAGGTCTCCCTGTCCTCTTCCATCCGCCGCTACGTCGTTGAAAAAGGTTCCATCGGCCTTGACGGAGTGAGCCTGACCGTCAATCGTGTGGACCGGCGCTCCTTTTCAGTCTTCCTGATTCCCTTTACGCTCACCCACACATCGCTCGCGTCGGTGGCCAATGGACAGACTGTCAATATCGAAACGGATCTGCTGGCGCGCCACGCCGAAAAACTTCTTCGCCGGCACTGA
- the ribD gene encoding bifunctional diaminohydroxyphosphoribosylaminopyrimidine deaminase/5-amino-6-(5-phosphoribosylamino)uracil reductase RibD encodes MTSSQHETFMRRAIALALRGRPTAAPNPPVGAVVVKQGRIVGEGYHRRPGEPHAEGMALHQAGPRAKGATLYVTLEPCSRWGRTEACTEAILQSGVRTVCIGATDPHPDSRGRGVETLRRKVRVISGVLRKECEDLISDFSMRVRRNRPYVILKLAATLDGKIATHTGDSKWITSPAARRWAHRLRAECDAVLVGHGTVERDNPLLLPREVPVKRLPLRVVIDTYLRAPLTSKIFNSGPPGSTLLATSVTAPDRHQPYLERGVVVLVIPKRGDLVDMNVLLQKLAKMGVGRLLIEGGSLVAGTAVDLGAVDEVRFFFAPKIIGGRNSIPMISGRGVHKIAEALCVSSLRIRRIGTDLLVEGVVKH; translated from the coding sequence ATGACCTCATCGCAGCACGAGACTTTCATGCGGCGGGCGATCGCGCTGGCGCTGCGAGGCCGGCCAACAGCGGCGCCGAATCCGCCGGTGGGGGCGGTGGTGGTCAAGCAAGGCCGCATCGTCGGCGAGGGATATCATCGTCGCCCCGGCGAGCCGCACGCGGAGGGCATGGCGCTCCACCAAGCCGGACCGCGGGCCAAGGGCGCAACGCTCTACGTGACGCTGGAACCGTGCTCGCGCTGGGGACGAACCGAAGCCTGTACCGAAGCCATCCTCCAATCGGGCGTTAGAACAGTTTGCATCGGGGCGACGGACCCCCACCCGGATTCGCGAGGCCGCGGCGTCGAAACTCTTCGACGCAAGGTTCGCGTGATCTCAGGCGTGCTCCGCAAGGAATGTGAAGACTTGATCTCCGATTTTTCGATGCGCGTGCGCCGAAACCGTCCGTATGTGATTCTCAAGCTTGCGGCAACTCTCGACGGCAAGATCGCAACCCACACGGGCGACTCGAAGTGGATTACTTCCCCCGCCGCGCGGAGATGGGCGCACCGTCTTCGGGCCGAGTGCGACGCAGTGCTGGTCGGACACGGCACCGTCGAACGGGACAATCCCCTTCTCCTCCCGCGAGAGGTGCCGGTCAAGAGGCTTCCCCTCCGGGTGGTGATCGATACCTATCTTCGAGCCCCGCTCACTTCGAAGATTTTCAACTCCGGTCCTCCGGGCTCGACGCTGCTGGCCACTTCGGTCACCGCTCCGGATCGGCACCAGCCCTATTTGGAGCGGGGTGTAGTTGTCCTCGTTATCCCGAAGAGAGGCGATCTCGTCGACATGAACGTTCTGCTCCAAAAGCTTGCAAAGATGGGCGTCGGCCGGCTCCTCATCGAAGGCGGAAGCTTGGTCGCCGGAACCGCGGTGGACCTCGGAGCCGTCGACGAAGTTCGCTTCTTCTTCGCGCCGAAAATCATAGGCGGTCGAAACTCCATTCCCATGATCTCCGGCCGCGGCGTCCACAAGATCGCCGAGGCGCTTTGCGTGTCGTCGCTCCGTATCCGCCGGATCGGAACCGACCTTCTCGTTGAAGGTGTCGTCAAGCACTGA
- the nrdR gene encoding transcriptional repressor NrdR, translating to MKCPYCGSIKNKVTDSRLSQDNAAIRRRRSCIQCSKRFTTYEQVEDSLPVIVKKDGRQETYSRDKIMQSIRKAVQKRPVPLQKIEDFIERLEAQLQEMGKEIPSSVIGEKVMAALKDWDQVAYVRFASVYREFKDVAQFMDEVRGLVRERHN from the coding sequence ATGAAATGTCCCTATTGCGGATCGATCAAGAATAAAGTCACCGACTCCCGGCTCAGCCAGGACAATGCGGCCATCCGGCGGCGGCGAAGCTGCATCCAGTGCAGCAAGCGATTCACCACGTACGAGCAGGTGGAGGACTCCCTTCCGGTGATCGTGAAGAAAGACGGCCGGCAGGAAACGTATTCGCGAGATAAGATCATGCAGAGCATTCGGAAGGCGGTCCAGAAGCGCCCGGTTCCGCTCCAGAAGATCGAGGATTTCATCGAACGGTTGGAGGCCCAGCTTCAGGAAATGGGCAAGGAGATCCCGAGCTCCGTGATCGGCGAAAAAGTCATGGCCGCCCTCAAGGATTGGGACCAGGTGGCGTACGTCCGCTTCGCCTCCGTCTACCGCGAGTTCAAAGACGTCGCCCAGTTCATGGACGAAGTCCGCGGCTTGGTGCGAGAACGGCACAACTGA